One part of the Musa acuminata AAA Group cultivar baxijiao chromosome BXJ1-5, Cavendish_Baxijiao_AAA, whole genome shotgun sequence genome encodes these proteins:
- the LOC135674457 gene encoding beta-1,3-galactosyltransferase 7-like, producing the protein MRVRSGNASSGGERRSSARWTAILCACSFALGILFTNRSWEGPDATGKIVSTGRQEQELQIVAEDCATKRRAEQDEDVMGEVTRTHEVIQSLDKTISTLQMELASQRSALELNGANGSPTIAVSSQQRKKAFVVIGINTAFSSRKRRDSVRETWMPQGDKLRQLEHEKGIVIRFMIGHSATSKSILDKAIDSEESLHNDFLRLDHVEGYHELSAKTKMFFSTAVAIWDADFYVKVDDDVHVNLGMLATTLARHRSKPRTYIGCMKSGPVLSSKNVKYHEPEYWKFGEDGNKYFRHATGQIYAISKDLAMYISINQAILHKYANEDVSLGSWFIGLEVEHIDERNMCCGTPPDCEWKAQAGNVCIASFDWSCSGICKSVEKIKDVHERCGEGDGTVWSTLF; encoded by the exons ATGAGGGTGAGGAGCGGCAACGccagcagcggcggcgagcggaGGTCGTCCGCGAGATGGACGGCGATCCTTTGCGCCTGCAGCTTCGCCCTCGGGATTCTCTTCACCAACAG GTCCTGGGAGGGCCCGGATGCCACCGGCAAGATCGTCTCCACCGGCCGGCAGGAGCAGGAGCTCCAGATCGTCGCGGAAGATTGCGCAACCAAAAGG AGAGCGGAGCAGGATGAGGACGTAATGGGGGAGGTGACAAGGACGCATGAGGTCATACA ATCTCTGGATAAGACGATCTCGACGCTGCAGATGGAGCTGGCGTCGCAGCGGAGCGCGCTGGAGCTGAACGGCGCCAATGGCTCGCCGACGATTGCTGTGTCAAGTCAGCAGAGAAAGAAGGCATTTGTTGTGATAGGGATCAACACCGCTTTCAGCAGCAGGAAGAGGAGGGATTCCGTCAGAGAGACTTGGATGCCCCAAG GTGACAAGCTCCGACAGCTAGAACATGAAAAGGGAATTGTCATCCGGTTCATGATTGGGCATAG TGCTACATCTAAAAGTATACTTGATAAGGCTATTGATTCCGAGGAATCGCTGCATAATGACTTTCTCAGGCTG GATCATGTGGAAGGTTACCATGAACTTTCTGCAAAAACAAAGATGTTCTTTTCCACTGCTGTTGCCATATGGGATGCTGATTTTTATGTCAAGGTGGATGATGATGTTCATGTGAATCTAG GAATGCTAGCCACAACTCTTGCTCGACACAGATCAAAGCCACGGACCTATATAGGATGTATGAAGTCCGGGCCAGTGCTTTCAAGCAA GAATGTCAAGTACCATGAACCTGAATACTGGAAGTTTGGAGAAGATGGGAATAAGTATTTCCGTCATGCTACTGGACAGATTTATGCTATTTCAAAAGACCTGGCTATGTACATCTCAATAAACCA GGCAATACTGCACAAATATGCTAATGAAGATGTATCACTAGGTTCATGGTTTATTGGGCTGGAAGTAGAACACATTGACGAGAGGAACATGTGTTGTGGGACACCTCCAG ACTGCGAGTGGAAGGCCCAGGCAGGAAATGTATGCATTGCATCATTTGACTGGAGCTGCAGCGGGATCTGCAAATCTGTGGAGAAGATCAAGGATGTCCATGAAAGGTGTGGTGAAGGAGATGGTACTGTGTGGAGTACCTTATTTTAA
- the LOC135586644 gene encoding GDT1-like protein 5, with product MGLSLIEGFTKSLAMTVLSEIGDKTFFAAAILAMRHPRKLVLAGCLAALIVMTILSASLGWVAPNLISRKWSHHVTTVLFFGFGLWSLWEGFKEESESEELAEVEAKLNADWKAETGSNKVNTKGSDDLKKQQRPFLTQFFSPIFLKAFSITFFGEWGDKSQIATIGLASDENPFGVVLGGIIGQALCTTAAVIGGKSLASQISEKMVALSSGILFLVFGLQSFLSAAGES from the exons atgggGTTGTCTCTGATCGAG GGGTTCACCAAGTCGCTGGCGATGACCGTGCTATCCGAGATCGGAGACAAGACCTTCTTCGCTGCAGCG ATCTTGGCAATGCGTCATCCTCGGAAGCTTGTTTTAGCAGGTTGTTTAGCAGCCTTAATT GTCATGACCATTCTATCTGCCTCTCTTGGTTGGGTTGCACCTAATCTG ATTTCTCGTAAATGGTCACACCACGTAACAACTGTGTTGTTCTTTGGATTTGGGCTGTGGTCATTATGGGAAGGATTTAAAGAAGAAAG TGAGAGTGAAGAATTGGCAGAAGTCGAAGCTAAATTG AATGCTGATTGGAAGGCTGAAACTGGAAGCAACAAAGTAAATACCAAG GGgagtgatgatttgaagaaacagCAGAGGCCATTTCTAACCCAATTCTTCTCGCCCATCTTCCTCAAG GCATTTTCCATCACGTTCTTTGGTGAGTGGGGTGACAAGAGCCAG ATTGCTACAATTGGGTTGGCCTCCGATGAGAACCCGTTTGGTGTAGTTCTTGGGGGCATCAT CGGACAAGCATTGTGCACCACAGCGGCAGTAATCGGAGGAAAGAGCCTGGCGTCGCAGATATCAGAAAAgatg GTTGCACTCTCCAGTGGCATACTCTTCTTGGTATTTGGCCTCCAATCCTTCCTATCAGCAGCAGGAGAGTCATGA
- the LOC135584964 gene encoding thioredoxin-like 4, chloroplastic, which yields MNSCSPFPNPVYNAAIAQPRDPTPSCPTPSFLLNPRSPPHVGFCCTHRMLSLKKRRSSSFLFDAVADGRSGEVVGTGGVADDDDDDLCPVDCVREFKTEEEFARILDKAKAAGSLVVVDFYRASCGSCKYIEQGFAKLCKGSGDQQAEVVFLKHNVIDEYDEQSEVAERLRIKSVPLFQFYKNGVLLEAFPTRDKERIIAAILKYTSSS from the exons ATGAACTCTTGTTCTCCCTTTCCCAATCCAGTCTATAATGCCGCCATAGCTCAACCACGAGATCCTACACCTTCTTGTCCAACCCCCAGCTTCTTGTTGAATCCGAGAAGCCCACCCCATGTCGGATTTTGTTGTACGCACAGGATGCTCTCGCTGAAGAAGAGGAGAAGCTCGAGCTTCCTGTTCGATGCCGTGGCGGATGGTCGATCAGGAGAGGTGGTCGGCACTGGCGGTGTTGcggacgatgacgacgacgatcTATGTCCGGTTGATTGCGTCAGGGAGTTCAAGACCGAGGAGGAGTTCGCGAGGATCCTGGACAAGGCCAAGGCCGCCGGGTCGCTCGTGGTTGTGGATTTCTACCGCGCCTCGTGCGGAAGCTGCAAGTACATCGAGCAGGGCTTCGCGAAGTTGTGCAAGGGTTCCGGCGATCAGCAAGCGGAAGTGGTCTTCCTGAAGCATAAT GTTATTGATGAATATGACGAACAGTCTGAGGTTGCAGAACGGCTACGGATAAAG TCAGTTCCACTGTTCCAATTCTACAAGAATGGGGTCCTGTTGGAAGCGTTTCCAACCAGAGACAAGGAAAGAATAATAGCTGCCATTCTTAAATATACTTCCAGTTCCTAA